CAACGTTAGTTTCGTAAGGCAAAATGATGGAACAACGTCAGGGGAGCTTTGGTATAATGATCATGTCATTTGGCGGTTGACGGTGCTTGCCGATGGAGCTGAAATGGTAACCGGTCATGGGGAGAATAATACGGTTTTTGTTGCTCCTGATCTTAGTCATGGCTTTTTTTTACTAAAAATTTATCATTAGCGAATAATCTTATTTATTTTTCAGCGCTAATGCTTGTGGCCAGATAGAAAGGCCATAAATTAGCGCTTTTCTTTTGTGTTGTTTATTGCTTAGCAGCAGGAGGTTGCTAAAAAATCTCGAAATTAAATAGTTTATGAAGAAAATGGAGGTTCAAAAAGTGATGGAACAACAACCTATTCGGGTGCGATTTGCCCCAAGTCCGACCGGTCCCTTTCATATCGGTGGAGCACGTTCGGCTTTATTTAACTGGTTACTGGCAAAAAAATTAGGCGGCACTTTCGTGCTTAGAATTGAAGATACAGATCTTGTGCGTTCGTCGCGTGAGTCAGAGGAAAATATTAAAGAAGCTCTGCATTGGCTTGGTTTGTCGTGGGATGAGGGAATTGATGTAGGGGGGCCTTATGGCCCTTACCGTCAGACAGAGCGGTTCCCCATTTATAAAGAATATGCCGAAAAGTTACTTGCATCAGGACAGGCTTATTATTGTTATTGTACAGATGAAGAACTGGAAGCGGAACGGCAAGCTAAGCTTGCAAAAGGGGAAATGCCTATTTACTCTGGTAAATGCCGTCATTTGTCAGAACAGGAAAAAGCGAAGTTAGTTGCGGAGGGTCGCAAACCAACCATTCGTTTCCATGTACCTCTAGATCAACAAATTGTTTTACAGGATCTTGTACGTGGTCTCGTGTCATTTGAGTCAAATGGAGTAGGAGATTTTGTTATTGTAAAATCAGATGGTATCCCTGTCTATAATTTTGCTGTTGTTCTTGATGATAGCTTAATGAAGATTACTCATGTTATTCGTGCTGAAGAACATTTATCAAATACGCCGCGACAAATTGTACTTTATCAGGCACTTGGTTTGCCGATACCGAAATTTGGACATATTTCGCTTATATTAGGAAAAGATCGTACAAAAATGAGCAAGCGCCATGGCGCTACATCTGTGCAGCAGTATAAAGATCTGGGGTATTTACCTGAAGCCATTGATAATTTTTTAGCACTTCTCGGCTGGGCTCCTTCTGGCGAACAGGAGATTTTTTCTTTGGAAGAAATTACCAAACAATTTTCGATGGAACATGTTGCGAAAAATCCAGCTGTTTTTGATATTGATAAATTAAATTGGATTAATGCTCATTATATTCGGCAGGCCACGTCAGAACGGGTATTGGAACTTGCTTGGCCTCATCTTGTAAAAGCAGGATATGTTGATGACGACGTGACGGAAGATAAACGAGCTTGGCTAGTGAAAGTGACAACCGCTCTCAAGGGCTATATCAGCTACGGTGCTGAGCTTGCTGACCATATGGCCTTATTTTTTGAAGATGAATTTACTCTGGAAACAGAAGAAGCTAAAGCGGTACTTCAACATGAAAGCGTTCCTAAGGTTATACAACTTTTTGAAGAAAAACTGACAGCTTTGGAAGTTGTCGATGAGGCAGCTGTCAAAGGCATTATGAAATCCTTAACAAAGGAACTGAAGTTGGGCGGAAAATATGTCTACATGCCGATTCGTGTTGCTCTTACAGGCAAGATGCATGGACCGGAATTGATTGAGATCATTCCACTTTTAGGGGTCGAGCGGACACTCACACGCATAAAACAGACTTTAGCGAAATATATTTGACACAGTGAACTACGAATCAGTATAATAACTTTAATAATTGTTATTAGCTATGAACAGGAAAGTAAGTGCAGGTATTTCTACAGAGAGAAGCGACCCAGGCTGAAAGTTGCTTCGGAAGAAATGCGCCCAAGTGCACCTGGAAGCTTGAAAGCTGAACTAAAATCTAGTAGGCTTTTACGATTCGGCCTCGTTATCGGCTGTCTAGTGGGTTCGTTATGAACCAAACAGAGTGGGACCACGGACCACCGTCTCTGTATGAGAGGGTGGTCTTTTTCTATGATCATGAAGGAGGATTACTATGTTTAAGCGATTGAAACGAGATATTCGCGTTGTTTTTGCTCGCGATCCCGCTGCTAGAAGTGTTTTGGAAGTGTTATTTTGTTATCCTGGTCTCCATGCGATCTGGTTTCACCGTATTAGCCATTTTTTATATTTAAAGGGATGGATTTTGGTACCACGTCTTATTTCTAATTTCAGCCGTTTTTTGACAGGTATTGAGATTCATCCAGGCGCGACAATTGGAGAAGGATTTTTTATTGACCATGGCACTGGCGTTGTCATTGGTGAAACAGCGGAAGTCGGCAATAATGTGACACTTTATCAAGGTGTCACGCTTGGCGGTACAGGAAAGGAAAAGGGGAAGCGCCATCCGACCATTGGCAATCATGTTGTTGTTGCAAGCGGAGCTAAGGTACTCGGATCTTTTTTTGTCGGTGATTATTCTAAAATTGGGGCGGGTTCTGTTGTATTGAAAGAAGTGCCGCCTTATTCGACTGTCGTGGGGATTCCTGGCACGGTTGTTTGCCGTTATGGGAAAAAGATTGAACAATTGCGTGATCCTCATGAGTCTGATGATGTAGATGACATTGATGAGGAAGATGTGGGCGATGACTTAGAGCATGGTGATTTGCCTGATCCTATCACAGAAATGATGATGTGTATGCAGCGGCATATTAACCGATTAGAAGCGCGGCTGGAGCAAGTAGAGCACAAAGAGGAGCTGATCAAGCATGACAATGAAAGTATATAATACGCTGACAAGACAAAAAGAAACCTTTGTACCTGTAGAGCCTGGTAAGGTGAAAATTTATGTTTGCGGTGTAACACCTTACAATCATCCGCACATTGGTAATGCCCGACCTTTTGTGACGTGGGATGTTATTCGTCGGTACTTCGTCTACCTGGGCTATGATGTACAGTATGTACAAAATTTTACGGATGTTGATGACAAAATTATTAATGCAGCCAACACAGAAAATGTGAGTTGGGATGTCATTGCCAATCGCTATATTGCCTCATATTTTGAGATTATGGATTCCCTTGGGGTAAAGCGGGCGGACGTTTATCCGCGTGTTTCTGAACATATTCCGGAGATTATTGATGTTGTACAGAAATTGATTGATAAGGGGTTTGCCTACGTAATTGATGGCGATGTTTATTATAAAATAACGGCTTTTGACGATTACGGACATTTAAGTGGGCGGTCTCTCGATGATATGCAGGCAGGTGCACGCGTAGATATTGATGATCGGAAGGAGAATCCCATGGACTTTGCTTTATGGAAGAGTGCTAAACCAGGTGAACCTGCTTGGGAGAGTCCGTGGGGACAGGGAAGACCGGGCTGGCATATTGAATGCTCTGCCATGTCGATTAAATATTTAGGCGAAACATTTGATTTTCATGGCGGTGGCAGTGATTTGATTTTCCCTCATCATGAAAATGAAATTGCTCAGTCTGAGGCCTATACAGGAAAGCCTTTTGTGCACTATTGGCTGCACAATGGTTTTATTACAGTCAATGAGGAAAAAATGAGCAAATCGTTAGGAAATTTTTTCCTTGTGCAGGATATTACCAAGCATTATTCGCCAGCTGTTTTGCGGTTTTTCCTTATTGCCACGCATTACCGTAGTCCTCTTGATTTTAGTGATGAACGGCTGAGCGAGGAGGCACGTGGTTTGGAACGTCTCACAGCTGCTTATGAGACGCTTACTTATTTGAAAACTTTATCCCATGATGGTCCAAGTGCAGATTCGGCGGCCTTTGTGGCAGCTGCTAAACAGGCTGAAGCTGATTTTATTGAAGCTATGAATGATGATTTTAATACATCACTGGCTGTCAGTGCGCTTTTTAATTTGGCCAAAGAGATAAATATTTATCATAGTAAGGTGGTCTCGGAAAAGTCAGGTAATGATGCCCGGGCTGTAGAGACTGTTATGACCTGTTATGCGCGCCTTGCTGATGTTTTGGGATTGAAAGAAGCATTTGTGTCAAACACGACAGTAGGTGCTGATGCTGAGCTTACTCAGGGGCTGATGGATCTCATTTTGTCGATACGGGCTGAAGCACGCCAAAAGAAAGACTGGGCGACAGCTGACAAAATTCGTGATGCCCTTGGTCAATTAAATATTATCGTGGAAGATTCGCCTCAGGGAGCTAGGTGGAAAAAACAGTGAATTTCGCACAGTTTCGTCATTTGAAGAAACAAGCTTTGATTCTGGACTCCAATGGAAATCCGCAAAAAAAGTATGACAAGTGTGACGTGAAAATGCTGTCTCCCCTTGTTCTAGCCTATGTTGGGGATGCTTTCTTTGATCTGTTTATTCGTATTCGTCTGCTTGATTTTGAACAAAGCAAGGTGCGTATTCTTCATGATTATGATGCCGTCATCGTGTCGGCTACCATGCAGTCACTGGCTTTTCAAGAAATGGAAGACAATTTGACAGAGGAAGAAAAGTCCATAGTGAGGCGGGGGCGTAATGCCAAGTCGAATGTTCCTAAGAGTGCCACTGTCCGTGATTATCGAATAAGCACGGGTTTTGAAGCATTATTAGGATATCTGTATTTGACCGAAAATATTGAGCGATTAAACGAAATTTCCGAAACAGCATTTGTCGTTATTTCCCGAGCAATAGCAGAAAAAGCAAAATCATGAAATAAATAATTTGAAAAGAAAATGAGGGGTAAAAAGATGAAAGTAACACTTTGTGGCTATACGCCACAACCGGAAAAAACCGTAGCCATGGCTGCAAGGCTTTGTTATTCGCCGATTGGCGCAGCCGAACTAGCTGAAAACATGACAGATAAACAAGTGACAAACTTAGTGAATAAAATTGCGGATCTCGGTCATTTGTCGACAATTGAACATGTTAGCTTTACTTTTGCTATTGAAGGCGTTTCCAGAGTGCTCAGTCATCAACTTGTGAGACACAGAATCGCTTCCTATTCCCAACAGTCACAGCGGTATGTAAAGGAGCATGATTTCGAAT
This portion of the Pelorhabdus rhamnosifermentans genome encodes:
- the gltX gene encoding glutamate--tRNA ligase, whose protein sequence is MEQQPIRVRFAPSPTGPFHIGGARSALFNWLLAKKLGGTFVLRIEDTDLVRSSRESEENIKEALHWLGLSWDEGIDVGGPYGPYRQTERFPIYKEYAEKLLASGQAYYCYCTDEELEAERQAKLAKGEMPIYSGKCRHLSEQEKAKLVAEGRKPTIRFHVPLDQQIVLQDLVRGLVSFESNGVGDFVIVKSDGIPVYNFAVVLDDSLMKITHVIRAEEHLSNTPRQIVLYQALGLPIPKFGHISLILGKDRTKMSKRHGATSVQQYKDLGYLPEAIDNFLALLGWAPSGEQEIFSLEEITKQFSMEHVAKNPAVFDIDKLNWINAHYIRQATSERVLELAWPHLVKAGYVDDDVTEDKRAWLVKVTTALKGYISYGAELADHMALFFEDEFTLETEEAKAVLQHESVPKVIQLFEEKLTALEVVDEAAVKGIMKSLTKELKLGGKYVYMPIRVALTGKMHGPELIEIIPLLGVERTLTRIKQTLAKYI
- the cysE gene encoding serine O-acetyltransferase, whose amino-acid sequence is MFKRLKRDIRVVFARDPAARSVLEVLFCYPGLHAIWFHRISHFLYLKGWILVPRLISNFSRFLTGIEIHPGATIGEGFFIDHGTGVVIGETAEVGNNVTLYQGVTLGGTGKEKGKRHPTIGNHVVVASGAKVLGSFFVGDYSKIGAGSVVLKEVPPYSTVVGIPGTVVCRYGKKIEQLRDPHESDDVDDIDEEDVGDDLEHGDLPDPITEMMMCMQRHINRLEARLEQVEHKEELIKHDNESI
- the cysS gene encoding cysteine--tRNA ligase, encoding MTMKVYNTLTRQKETFVPVEPGKVKIYVCGVTPYNHPHIGNARPFVTWDVIRRYFVYLGYDVQYVQNFTDVDDKIINAANTENVSWDVIANRYIASYFEIMDSLGVKRADVYPRVSEHIPEIIDVVQKLIDKGFAYVIDGDVYYKITAFDDYGHLSGRSLDDMQAGARVDIDDRKENPMDFALWKSAKPGEPAWESPWGQGRPGWHIECSAMSIKYLGETFDFHGGGSDLIFPHHENEIAQSEAYTGKPFVHYWLHNGFITVNEEKMSKSLGNFFLVQDITKHYSPAVLRFFLIATHYRSPLDFSDERLSEEARGLERLTAAYETLTYLKTLSHDGPSADSAAFVAAAKQAEADFIEAMNDDFNTSLAVSALFNLAKEINIYHSKVVSEKSGNDARAVETVMTCYARLADVLGLKEAFVSNTTVGADAELTQGLMDLILSIRAEARQKKDWATADKIRDALGQLNIIVEDSPQGARWKKQ
- a CDS encoding Mini-ribonuclease 3, which codes for MNFAQFRHLKKQALILDSNGNPQKKYDKCDVKMLSPLVLAYVGDAFFDLFIRIRLLDFEQSKVRILHDYDAVIVSATMQSLAFQEMEDNLTEEEKSIVRRGRNAKSNVPKSATVRDYRISTGFEALLGYLYLTENIERLNEISETAFVVISRAIAEKAKS